The window CATGGCGGTTGCCCGCTGCCGGGCAGGCGCGAACAGCGCCAGGGTGGCCTCGCAGATCACGCCGAGGGTGCCCTCGCTGCCCACGAAGAGGTTCTTCAGGTCGTAGCCGGTGTTGTCCTTGCGCAGGCCGCCGCCGAGGCGCGCCACCGTGCCGTCGGCCAGCACGACCTCCAGGCCCAGGGTGAGGGCGCGGGCGCTGCCGTAGCGCAGCACCGCCGTCCCGCCGGCGTTGGTGGACAGGGCGCCGCCGATCTGCGCGCTGGCTTCGGCGCCGAAGCTGAGCGGGAACAGCAGCCCGGCGGCGGCCGCGGCGTCTGCCACCTCGGCCACCGTGGCTCCGGCGCCAACCGTGATGCTGCGCCCCAGACGGTCGATGCGGCGCACCTCGCGCATGCGTCGCAGGCTGAGCAGCACCGACGGCCCGTCGCGCAGCGGGGTGGCGCCCCCGCAGAGCCCCGTGTTGCCACCTTGGGGTACGACGGCCACGCCGGCGGCGGCGCAGAGCCGCACGACCGTCGCCACGTCTCCGGTGTCGGCCGGGGAGACCACCGCCAGGGCATCGCCGTGGTAGTGCCGGCGCTCGTCGACGAGGAAGGGGGCCATGATGTCCTCGTCGGTCTGGATGTGGCGGGTTCCCAGCGCAGCGTCGAGCCGGTCGACTATGGCGTCATTTGGCTGGCAAGGTTCCTGTTCTGGCATGACTGTCCAGTTCTTGTAGGGAGCGGCGATCGTTGAGAGCGCACTAGTCTCGAAATGCTAGGATTACTTCTCAGATGCGGCCACTCCACTACATCGAGATTACGAACTTCAAGCTCTTCGGGCACGAACCTCAGCGAATCGATCTCGATCATCCCACAGTATTGGTTGGTCCGAACAACTGCGGAAAGACAACGATAATTCAGGCGATTGCCTTCTGGTCCCACGCAGTCAAGGTGTGGTACGCCAGCAAGGGTCAAGCGCCGCCCAAGAAGCGGACTGCTACTGCTCTCAATCGTCTGAATATCGTCTCAGTTCCCGTCCGCCGTACCCGGTATTTCTGGCACGATGCGGCGGTACGCACAGGTAATATTCCAATACCAATTGACATTACAGTAGGCGTACTACACGCCAACACGATCTGTCCAGTAACCATTACATGTCGTAACCAGGGGGAAGATATCGTCTATTGTGCTCCGGACGAGGCGACTCTCGAGAACCTAGACGCCATTGCGACGGCTGCCGCGGTAGATGTGCATCTCCTCTATTCGATGTCTGGCCTTGAGCTTGAAGAGCCCACTGTTCAGCCAGGTAGGGTGAATGTCCTCTTGGGTCAGGGCCAGACCGCTCAAGTGTTACGGAATCTGTGCCTTATGGTTCGCCAGAGTTCTTCAGATGACTGGGAAGCCATCACCTTGCTCATGGGGCATCTGTTTGATATTGAGTTGACCGATCCACTTGAGAATTCGCGCGGGAGTATCGATCTTCATTATCGTCAGCAAGGGCTAGCTGTGCCATTGGAGATCGCCAGTGCGGGGCGCGGTCTTCAACAAATTCTGCTGATTCTGTCCTACTTGTACTCACACCGTTCTGGTGTTCTTCTCATCGATGAGCCGGACGCCCATTTGGAAATTCTCCGACAGAAGCAGGTGTATGTTCTCTTGCGTGAAATTGCTGCAGAGAATGATTCGCAAGTCCTAATCGTTACCCACTCTGAGCAGATCCTTGACGAGGCTGTAGATCACAGTCTGACGCTTCTACTAGGCGGGCGGTCAATTCCTGTGCCTGGTAGCTCGGTTAGTCGTGACGCCCTGAAGCAATATGGGACGGAGC of the Deltaproteobacteria bacterium genome contains:
- a CDS encoding AAA family ATPase yields the protein MRPLHYIEITNFKLFGHEPQRIDLDHPTVLVGPNNCGKTTIIQAIAFWSHAVKVWYASKGQAPPKKRTATALNRLNIVSVPVRRTRYFWHDAAVRTGNIPIPIDITVGVLHANTICPVTITCRNQGEDIVYCAPDEATLENLDAIATAAAVDVHLLYSMSGLELEEPTVQPGRVNVLLGQGQTAQVLRNLCLMVRQSSSDDWEAITLLMGHLFDIELTDPLENSRGSIDLHYRQQGLAVPLEIASAGRGLQQILLILSYLYSHRSGVLLIDEPDAHLEILRQKQVYVLLREIAAENDSQVLIVTHSEQILDEAVDHSLTLLLGGRSIPVPGSSVSRDALKQYGTEHYLRARQRGYVLYLEGNTDLQILKSLAKRLDHPVAGSWDERANIYYVQDNYPERSLDAELARVEGAYGLPPERHFYTMREMVPGIRGLAILDADKGRHDPYEREGFRVSYWHRYEIENYIVTPLTLRLAAADEYDDGSFDILVADEVLEDLIAERIFSDATGLGVWQNADQTTRQFLWETSTKGVKLSDFAEEFFRRLATNLGRPMLMRKADLHRLVAFVDVAVVPAEVGEKLDLLDELFKSARGSEDS
- a CDS encoding FAD-binding oxidoreductase; protein product: MPEQEPCQPNDAIVDRLDAALGTRHIQTDEDIMAPFLVDERRHYHGDALAVVSPADTGDVATVVRLCAAAGVAVVPQGGNTGLCGGATPLRDGPSVLLSLRRMREVRRIDRLGRSITVGAGATVAEVADAAAAAGLLFPLSFGAEASAQIGGALSTNAGGTAVLRYGSARALTLGLEVVLADGTVARLGGGLRKDNTGYDLKNLFVGSEGTLGVICEATLALFAPARQRATAM